ACTCATGTAGTTTGTGTGGAGAATATATATTGAGTATCACTATAGGacattcaaattttttttctcaataatCTCTATTTTTGTTTCCAAGACAAGTCCTTCATCAACACTAGTCAATATCAAGAAGGTGCTTGGTACTCCctccattttaatttttgtgtccaatttttctttttagtccgttaaaaaaaatctatatgAAATACTTAAGGCCACAAAATTATATGACATTTTGGAACATTTggcatatcttttaattttaagatcacaaaattcaaaagtctttttttaattatttaaacttcgtgtcaaatcaaaataggatataaataaattgaaatgaaggCAGTATTATTTTGCCAAAATGTCTAACTAGTTTTTCCTTGCTTTGAACTTTGAAGCATAGTTGCTTATACTTGGAGCACCAAAGGTATATTATGAATAAGCCTCCTCTTCTCCGGacccaaattttcttttttccaaaGAAGCGACTAGAACATTACGTATCATATACTAATATATATGCCCAGTACAATATGTATTGTAATAACGGTTAAATAATATCACGAACGTAGAAAATAAATTGTGGCATGCCAATGATATATGTGAGCATCCCAACTTTTTTGCTCACATTTATATCATAGAAcaaggaaatggtcattttGAGCTAAAATGAACAGAATGGTGAAATAACAAAGTTTTGAAGTTGGAGTACCCAAATCAACCCATTCAATTGAGTCCTCAAACATCCGATTCATTGGGTAACTAATAACTGGCTAGCTCTCTGAATCACtacttaattatttttcaaatgcaCTACTCCCACCGTCTCATGTGACACAATTTAAATTGCAATTGAtgtaaatttctttattttgaccGAAAATTTGGATatatgattttaaagtattttgaaaaataatttatatatataaactaaataaaaagtactataagttaattaataatttaaaatatttaaaagtcatATGAATAAACTATGTCAAAAAAATTTTGTTTGACTTTTGAGAGGTAAAAGTGACGcaataaataagaacaaaaagattttttactttttcctgaaaaattattttattgtatccAAAAATaggatttgatcatgaaaatttcaaatataactTAAAGTTATATTTGGAATTCGGAAAACAAAAATCTTGTTTTcacttttactatatttttctttttcaaattttatcctaaatattttgatttataaaaatatatacttcaTGTTTTTTAGGAACGGTACATTCAAATAACcaaatattatatgcaaaaattataACCAAACATAACTTCtacttcaaaattttcaaataaagaaacaaaataTTTGCAATAGTATGTAATAATTCATACATGAGATTTAATCTATGATATTATGTGATTATTACTATGAGATATtactcttttaaaataaatttaattatatatttcagataaattagtcaaattaaataatttttctaatttttaaaaattgagaatATAAATCATATTCCAAAAAAGTACATGCAATATTCTTTCATCCTATTCTGAAAAGGTGGCAAATTCTAAATATTCTttccaaaaatataataaaacatcACTGGTCCAACTTTAAATTTCcaaataaaatgattttttctagttttcatgggcccactatatatatatattcaagcaATTTCTTGTCACTATCTTTTCTTTGTACAAAAACTTAACAAATGGTCGTGATTAATGCATTCACTGTACTGCAACaagaaaatagaagaaaagagataaagGACTATGACCCACTGCTCTGACTAATTTGACATCAATCATGAACCTCAGGCCGACTTTCGTCCCTGCTCGACGACGGTAGGGACGATTGCTTCCCTTACTTATCAGTAATCTTACCAATTATTATGGAGGATCtgtttgtaaataaataaaatttcttaaaaatatattaagcatgttatttttaatatatcaaatcaACCACGGTATAAAACGTAATATCAGATTCTCAATATGTATAGCATAAGCACAATTAATATTAGCATTGCTATATTCAACACTGTTTTCATACATGCTACCAACATTCCCTAACTGTCATCATCCTCGTGATCCATGAGAATCCAAGATCCATCTTCTCGTTGAATCATTCCTTTATTCTTCTCGATCCACCACGATATTGGTACACCATATTCATCCTTCAACGTATCGTCTTCCTTATTCATAAGAGCAATATCCCGATTTATTTCCAACTTGAACTCTCCTTCTGGTCCATGTGTTCCAGCAATTCCGTGCAAATAAACTTCCAGAATATGATCATTTATGTCTTTCTTTAAGTAGTCTGATTTTGTAGTATCAATTGAAAGTTCAAAGCCTACATCTTCATACACTCTCCAATCTGTAGCAGAACCCTCGACCAGTCCACGGTCTGGCAGCTTCGGAATGAGATCAGGGGCATTGGTAATCCGCAAGATTTGAAGATTTCTCAATTTTTGATGAGCTTTCTTGAAATTGGCTTCTCCAACTCGTGGGCTAGCAAATAAAAATGCAGTTACTGGAAACTCCTTGTTGATTTGGTTGACAACTATGTCAATTGCGCATAGTGTGGCCAATGATGAACCCAAGCTGTGGCCTGTAACACTGATGCTAACTTCCTCCTTACTGTATTGCTCCAACAACCTTTTAACTTCTTCAAGAACCTGTTTGAATGTACAAATACAAAAGGGAATTTTAATCAGTATCACCTGGAAAGCTGCTTAAAGatatctctctctatatatataaaagtccTACCTGATCTCTAGCACTGGTTGTCCGATTGAAATTTGAAGTGTCGTTAAGAGAAgtataaattgaataaaaacctTTGTGTACTAGAATGTTATCCGCATTTTCTCCAAAGATTTCTGTTGGTTGGACCAAGGAcgattcaaaatcatcattcCATTCCGCAGGACAAATGGTCCCTCTCCAAGCAATCAAAATGTCTCTCCTCCCTAATGCAACT
The sequence above is a segment of the Solanum dulcamara chromosome 11, daSolDulc1.2, whole genome shotgun sequence genome. Coding sequences within it:
- the LOC129873292 gene encoding phospholipase A1-II 1-like produces the protein MGCINKGWEFVSRKIRSCLKRKKGIENRDNNIAERWEVLSGKNNWEGLLEPLDYDLRQYLIHYGQMCQAIYDSFNNERVSKYRGTSRYSKKNLFTRVGLDKNKYEITKYFYGASNEPSKTEKMKESNWIGFVAVTTDEGKVALGRRDILIAWRGTICPAEWNDDFESSLVQPTEIFGENADNILVHKGFYSIYTSLNDTSNFNRTTSARDQVLEEVKRLLEQYSKEEVSISVTGHSLGSSLATLCAIDIVVNQINKEFPVTAFLFASPRVGEANFKKAHQKLRNLQILRITNAPDLIPKLPDRGLVEGSATDWRVYEDVGFELSIDTTKSDYLKKDINDHILEVYLHGIAGTHGPEGEFKLEINRDIALMNKEDDTLKDEYGVPISWWIEKNKGMIQREDGSWILMDHEDDDS